Genomic window (uncultured Hyphomonas sp.):
CCGGCTGCAGAGCGCGCGCGACCCTTACCTGCGTGAGCGGCTGCACGATCTGGAAGACCTCGACAACCGGTTGCTGCGCATTCTCGGTGGTGATGATGGCCGTCCGGAAATCAGCGAGGAGCGCAGCGTGCTTGTTGCGCGCCGCCTCGGCCCGGCGGAATTGCTGGAATATGCCAATGCAGGCCTGCGCGGCATCCTGATGGAAGAGGCTGCGGCCTCCTCGCATGCCGCCATCGTGGCCCGCGCGCTCGGCATTCCGACACTGGGCGGCATCGAGGGCCTGACGACCCGGATCGATCAGGGCGACTGGCTGATCGTTGATGCAGAGCAGGGCGTGCTCCACGTCCGCCCCGACGATGCGCTCTATGATGCTTACAAGGACCGTGTGGCCCTGCGCTCCGAACGCCAGGCGGCCTATGCGGCGCTGCGCGACAAGCCCGCCCGCACAAAGGACGGCACACATGTCAAATTGATGCTGAATGCCGGGCTTGAGCTGGACCTCGACACGCTGGACCAGACAGGCGCCGACGGGGTGGGCCTGTTCCGCACCGAATTCCAGTTTCTCGTTTCCGAAACCCTGCCGCGGCTGGACGACCAGGTGCAGCTCTATCGCCGCGTGCTTGAAAAGGCGCCGGGCAAACCGGTGATTTTCCGCACGCTGGACCTTGGCGGCGACAAGGTGCTGCCGGCGCTGAACCTGCAGCGGGAAGAGAACCCGGCCCTTGGCTGGCGCTCCATCCGGTTTGCGCTGGATCATCGCGGCCTGTTCCGCCGCCAGTTGCGGGCGCTGATCCGCGCAGCCGGCGAGAAACCGCTGACGGTCATGTTCCCGATGGTGACCGTGCCGGAGGAGTTTTTCGCCGCCAAGGACCTTCTGATGAAAGAGGTCGAATGGACCGAGGAGGCGACCGGCAAGCGCCCGGCGCGTATCGAGGTCGGCGTGATGCTGGAAACCCCGGCGCTGGCCTTCAGCCTGAAGGAGCTGGCAGGGGAGGCGGAATTCCTGTCTGTCGGCACCAATGACCTGATGCAGTTCTTCTATGCCGCCGACCGCATGACCCCATCTGTTTCGGATCGGTACGATCTGGTCTCACCGAGCGCCCTGCGGTTCCTGAAGATGGTTTCCGAGGCGTGCGAAACTTACGGCATCCGGATGTCGGCATGCGGGGAGGCGACCGGTTCCAGCCTCTCTGCGCTCTGTTTCGTTGCGCTCGGGTTTACCAATCTTTCCATGTCGGCCGGATCCATCGGTCCTGTAAAACGTATGATCAGAAGCCTTGATCTTGCTGCGTTCCGGGCCGATTTCTTTGCAGCACTCGATAAACCGAACGATGCGTTCCGTAACCAGTTGTTAGCTCTTGCGGCTGAACATGGCGTCGAACTGGCGGAAGGTTGATAGATTGGCTCCGTGAGTTAACCTCACGTATGGACCATTTCTTGCGCGGTGGTGGGACGACACACGACCATCAGGGCGGTACTGGACGAACATGGCACACGACGACTCCCTTCAAGAACAGGCCGGTCCCGAAGCCGGGGCCGAAGGCAAGACGCTGACTGAAAACGAACGCTTCCTGCAGGCCAAGGAGGTCTTCGAAACCCGCTCCTTCGAGGGGGAAGACCTGCGCATGGGCCAGGTCCTGCGCCGCGTGCGCGAGATCAAGGGCCTGGAACTGCAGGACGTGTCCAAGGCGACGCTTCTGCGCCGGGATTACCTGATGTGGATCGAGCGGATGGAAGTCGGTGAGTTGCCCAAAGGCGGCTATCTGACGGCCATTCTGGGCACCTATGCGAAATTCCTCGGCCTGCCCGAGAAGGACGTCATCGCGATCTATACCAAGGAATGCGGCGCCGTTCAGGAAGTGAAAGAAGCCGCGCCTGTCCCGAAAATGGGGCAGATTGCAGCTGAGCGCGCCCGCTGGCCGCTGGCGCTGGCCTCGGCGGTTGCCCTTGTCACACTGGCCGCCGGTGCGATCGGCGTGTCGCAATTCATGCGGCCTGCGCCGGAAGTGACCGAGTCCGCTGCCATCGTGGCCGTGAACGGCGCGCGTGACAGCCTGTTCTCTGAAACCGAGTCCCAGCGCCCCGTGCCGGACACGCTGCCGCTCGAACTGGTCGCTGTGCGCCAAGGCTGGCTGGAAGTGCGCGGCGCCGACGGCACCATCTTCCGCAGCCGCGTGATGGCCGAGGGCGAAACCTATTTCCCGCGCCTCAATGCTGGCTGGACCGTGTCTGCCCGGGATGGCGGCGCCTTCGAATGGCGCGTTGGCGACATCGTGGTCAGCCCGCTCGGCCCGGACGGCGCGGAAGTGTTTTCCGTCAGCGTGGACGAACAGCTGGCCCGCGCCGCGGAAGTCTCCGCTCCGGCCATGGCGGCCAATGGCGGCAGCAAGGCGACCCGCTAAGGCAGTTGAAGTTTCTGTAAACACATTGCCGGATCGGCGCGAACGCGCCATCTAGGGGCCATAAGGCACCAGAGGCACATGACATGAGCCACAATCCGATCCGTCCATGGCGTGACATCACGCGGCGCAAGTCCCGGCAGATCCGTGTCGGTGACGTTCTGGTCGGCGGGGATGCCCCCATCGCCGTGCAGACCATGACCAACACGCCGACTGAGGACGCGGCCGCAACCATCGCGCAGATCCAGCGCGCCGCAGAGGCCGGCGCCGACATCGTGCGCGTCTCCTGCCCGACGGAAGAGGCGACGGCCGCCATGCCGGAGATCTGCAAGGCTTCGCCTGTGCCGATCGTGGCCGACATCCATTTCCACTACAAGCGCGGCATCGAGGCCGCTGACGCCGGCGCGGCCTGCCTGCGGATCAATCCCGGCAATATCGGGTCTGAGGCCCGCGTGAAGGAAGTCGTGAACGCGGCCCGCGCGAATGGCTGTTCCATCCGGATCGGCGTCAATGGCGGCAGCCTGGAGCGGCACCTGCTGGAGAAATATGGCGAGCCATGCCCGGACGCGATGGTGGAAAGCGCACTGGACCATGCGCGCATCCTCGATGATTTCGGCTTTCACGATTACAAGATTTCGGTGAAGGCCTCCGACATGTTCCTCACTGTCGCGGCCTACCAGCAGCTGGCCGAAGCGACCGACGCGCCGCTGCACCTCGGCATTACCGAGGCCGGCGGGCTTCGGACGGGGACGGTCAAATCTTCCATTGGCATGGGCGCGCTTC
Coding sequences:
- the ispG gene encoding flavodoxin-dependent (E)-4-hydroxy-3-methylbut-2-enyl-diphosphate synthase, with the protein product MSHNPIRPWRDITRRKSRQIRVGDVLVGGDAPIAVQTMTNTPTEDAAATIAQIQRAAEAGADIVRVSCPTEEATAAMPEICKASPVPIVADIHFHYKRGIEAADAGAACLRINPGNIGSEARVKEVVNAARANGCSIRIGVNGGSLERHLLEKYGEPCPDAMVESALDHARILDDFGFHDYKISVKASDMFLTVAAYQQLAEATDAPLHLGITEAGGLRTGTVKSSIGMGALLWAGIGDTIRVSLSADPVEEVKVGFEMLKSLGLRTRGVNIVACPSCARQGFDVIKTVEILEQRLSHIHEPISLSIIGCVVNGPGEAALTDLGFTGGGKESGKMFVAGRPDHNVSNEDMIEHIVELVEQKAERLRAEREEAEVAAE
- the ptsP gene encoding phosphoenolpyruvate--protein phosphotransferase codes for the protein MAYNLPATRLLMNRLRQMMAEDGETRSRLDNVVRLIASTMVADVCSIYLRDRGGQLILIATEGLKPEAVGNTRLSSNEGLVGLVSRRAEPMAIQDAPRHPSFSYRPETGEDPFHAFLGVPILRGGRVIGVLTAQNRTERVYGDEEIDTLQTIAMVLAEIVDRIDPEHLDNGNGHERTRNLASLRGRVFCEGLGYGRAVLHDPVVPAAKFFAGDQELEAERLTRALLDLKKSIDRMMAIDGAVLGDDPRDVMETYRLLAHDPSWAEKLQEGVRSGLSAEASIDRARREHRARLQSARDPYLRERLHDLEDLDNRLLRILGGDDGRPEISEERSVLVARRLGPAELLEYANAGLRGILMEEAAASSHAAIVARALGIPTLGGIEGLTTRIDQGDWLIVDAEQGVLHVRPDDALYDAYKDRVALRSERQAAYAALRDKPARTKDGTHVKLMLNAGLELDLDTLDQTGADGVGLFRTEFQFLVSETLPRLDDQVQLYRRVLEKAPGKPVIFRTLDLGGDKVLPALNLQREENPALGWRSIRFALDHRGLFRRQLRALIRAAGEKPLTVMFPMVTVPEEFFAAKDLLMKEVEWTEEATGKRPARIEVGVMLETPALAFSLKELAGEAEFLSVGTNDLMQFFYAADRMTPSVSDRYDLVSPSALRFLKMVSEACETYGIRMSACGEATGSSLSALCFVALGFTNLSMSAGSIGPVKRMIRSLDLAAFRADFFAALDKPNDAFRNQLLALAAEHGVELAEG
- a CDS encoding helix-turn-helix domain-containing protein, with protein sequence MAHDDSLQEQAGPEAGAEGKTLTENERFLQAKEVFETRSFEGEDLRMGQVLRRVREIKGLELQDVSKATLLRRDYLMWIERMEVGELPKGGYLTAILGTYAKFLGLPEKDVIAIYTKECGAVQEVKEAAPVPKMGQIAAERARWPLALASAVALVTLAAGAIGVSQFMRPAPEVTESAAIVAVNGARDSLFSETESQRPVPDTLPLELVAVRQGWLEVRGADGTIFRSRVMAEGETYFPRLNAGWTVSARDGGAFEWRVGDIVVSPLGPDGAEVFSVSVDEQLARAAEVSAPAMAANGGSKATR